The Halovivax ruber XH-70 genome includes the window CGGCGAGCAGACGCTCGCGGTCGTCGAGACGCCGCCGTCCGAGAAACTCGGCGGCAGTCACTCGACGCTCATCGGTGGACGAACGGGACGGGCGGTGATCCAGACCGTCGCCCGCCATCCACACGTCAAGAAACTCATTCCGGGACCGATCGACGCCGGCGGGACAGGGTCCCGATCGGGACTCCGAGCGAAGGTCACCCGCGCCGGCGACGACGGCAACGTCCGCCTGCTCCTGCGCGATGGATCGAGCGTCCAGGAAAACCGGGTGGTGACGACCGCCTGGAATCGCGAGACGGGCGAACGCGTCCGTGACGATCTGAACGACGTGCTGGTCGAAGAGGGATACGACGACGGCTGAGGTCGTCTTTCGTCGGTGTGTGTGTGTGTGTGTGTGTGTGTGTGTGTTGCTACCGGCTCCGTTTGGTGGGTGGGTGCACCGATACGGTGCTAACCGAGTGGACGACTGTGAGGCGGAGCGGGGGACGGGTCGGACTCAACAGGTTTATTGCTGGGCTAGGGCTAGAGTCGGGCACTATGGCCGAGAACACCAAAGGGACTGTCGGCAGTGCTGGCCGCTTCGGCGCTCGATACGGCCGCGTCGCCCGCCGACGCATCGCAGACATCGAGTCGGACATGGAGCACGCGACGGTCGACGGCGACGACGTCAAGCGCGTCGGGACCGGCATCTGGAAGAACGAAGAGACCGGCGAGACGTTCACCGGCGGTGCCTACCGCCCGGAGACGCCGGCCGGCAAGACCGTCACCCGATCGATCCGCGCGGCACTCGCAACCGACGGCGACGACGAGGAGTAACACGATGGCGTACAAGTGCTCTCGTTGCAAGCGCGACGTCACGCTCGACGAGTACGGCGGCGTCCGCTGTCCGTACTGCGGCCACCGCGTGCTGCTGAAAGAGCGCAGCCGCGACGTCAAAGAAGTCTCCGTCGAGTGACCGAGCGCGTTCACGAGACGACGCTCTCGTTTTCCTATTCGTCGGCGAGTCGCGCTCGACTCGTCGCCCGGAGTGTCGAGCAGGAAGTCGGTGCAATCGACGACGAGCGTTCAGCAACGCGGCTCACCAGGGACGGACCTACGGTCGAACTCACGATCGATGCCGCGGATCTCACGGCCCTGCGTGCGGCCGCGAACACCTGGCTCACGCTCGTCGACGTCGCCGAACAGACCCAGTCGATCGCAGCGGCCGACTGATGGGCCGCTCAGCGTTTTGCTTTCGTATTGCTCGCCGCTCCACTCGCCAGTTCTGATCGGCGGCAAAGCTTGGGTTTATCAGTCCGGGTGGCGTCACGGCGAGTATGCAGGGTAACTTGCCGCCGGAAGCACAGGAGAAAATCGAAGAGCTGCAGGGCCTGCAGGAGACGGCCCAGACCGTCGCCGTCCAGAAGCAGGAAGCCGAGTCGGGTCTGCAGGAGGCCGAGACTGCCCTCGACGAACTCGACGAGATCGACGAGGACACGACGATGTACCGCCAGATCGGTGACCTCTTCGTCGAGACCGAGTTCGACGAGGCCGAATCCGAGCTCGAAGAGAAGGTTTCCAACCTCGAGATTCGACTGGAGACACTCGAGAAACAGGAAGACCGCGTCCAGCAGCAGTTCGAGAGCCTGCAGGAGGAACTCGAAGGACTGCTCGGCGGCGGCATGGGCGGCCCGGCCGGTCCGGGCGGCCCGGGCGCTGGCGGCGCGTAAATGCCCACCGCAGATCCGGACGCGGCCGGCGAACCGACCGACGAAACCGTCGTCGAGACAGCAGCCGACGCCGCAGAGGGGATCATCTTCGACCGGTACAAGCAGTCTTCGGTCAGTGATATGGACGTGACGGTCACCTTCGAGGAGGGCGTCCTCGAGGTTGACGTCTATCTGAATGCACCCGACGACGAAGCCGATCCGGACGTCGTCGCCGACGAGGCGGCGCGCACGGCGCAGTCGGCCGTCGACGATCTGTTCGCGGACGCGTCGTAGGCAGTCCGACTGCCCTCCGGTACGTTTATCTGGCAGTCGACGAACGCACAGGTATGACCGACGCGCTTCAGCAGTTCGACCATCCTGCCTGGCTGACCGGCCTCGGAACCGTCGTCGGCTATGGCATCATCCTCGCGCTCATGACCATCGTCATGTTCGGCCTGCCGTACCTCGTCTTTCTGGCAGTGTGATCGATCGGACAGTGACGGTCGGTCCTCTGGATTCGCTACCGATCCGACGACTGGCCACCTCGAATCGCGCCTTCTACCGACCTCCTGTCGAACCGAGTACTCCCGTTAGAACTGTGTTTGTACTGTCTCGAAGCGAGTCCCGTTACTGCGATTCGCAGACGTCGACGAAGTTCTCGAAGACGACGTCTCCCGCTTCGGTGTGAGCGACTTCGGGGTGCCACTGGACGCCGAAGAGTTCTCGATCGGGATCGCTCATCGCCTCGATGGCGCATACGTCGCTGGTCGCCGTTCGGACGAAGCCGTCCGGGAGGCCCGTCACCTCGTCGGCGTGGCTCGCCCAGACGCGGGTTTCCGGGGCGAGCGAGCCGACGAGCGGATCCTCGTCGTCGACGATGTCGACCGTGACGTCGGCGTAGCCGCCGTACTCGCCGCTGCCGACGGTACCGCCGAGCTCGGTGGCCATGAGCTGCATGCCGAGGCAGATACCGAGGACCGGAACGTCGCCGTCGAGATAGGCCGGACTCTGTCCGATGCGGTCCATGTCGGGGCCGCCGGAGAGGACGACGCCGTCGGCGTCGATCTCGCCCGGTGGGGTGTCGTTGTCGATCAACTCGGATTCGACGCCGAGATCTCGTAGTGCGCGTTGCTCGAGATGTGTGAACTGGCCGTGGTTGTCGACGACCACGATCTTCGTCATTGGAGTCCGGTAGCGACGCAGGAGGTAAAAACGGTCCGAAACGGCGGTCGAATAGGAAATGACGTCGGTGGACGGGCCCCCAGGTGCGTTGACCCGATTCCTCAGGCGAAGGTCTTCGAGACGTCGGCCACGCCGTCGGATTCTGCGTTGACCTTCTCCCAGGCGCTGCGGAAGTCTTCCATCCGAATCTCGGTGCGGTCGTCCCGGATGGCGAACATCCCGGCCTCGGTACAGATGGCCTTGACGTCGGCCCCGGAGGCTTCCTCGGCGAGTGTGGCCAGCTCCGCGAAGTCGACGTCGTCGGCGACGTTCATGTCGCGCGTGTGGATCTCGAAGATCAGTTCGCGTCCCTCGGCGTCGGGCTTTGGCACCTCGATGAGACGATCGAAGCGCCCGGGGCGCAGGATCGCGCGATCGAGCATGTCGAAGCGATTCGTCGCGGCGATGATGCGGATGTCGCCACGATCTTCGAAGCCGTCCATCTCCGAGAGCAGTTGCATCATCGTCCGCTGGACCTCGGCGTCGCCCGAGGTCTTCGACTCCGTTCGTTTGGCGGCGATGGCGTCGATCTCGTCGATGAAGAGGACGGCGGGTTCGTGTTCGCGGGCCACTTCGAAGAGGTCGCGGACGAGTTTGGCTCCTTCGCCGATGAACTTGTGGACGAGTTCGGAGCCGGCCATCTTGATGAACGTCGCGTCGGTCTTGTTCGCGACGGCTTTGGCGAGCATCGTCTTGCCGGTACCCGGCGGGCCGTACAGCAGTACGCCTGACGGTGGCTGGATGCCGACGTCGTCGAACATCTCTGGTCGGTCGAGGGGCATCTCGACCGTCTCGCGGACCTCCTGGAGCTGGTCTTCGAGGCCGCCGATATCCTCGTAGCCGACCTCCGGACTCTCGGTCACTTCCATCACGCGGGCGCGGACGTCGGTCTCGCTCGAGAGCGATTTGACGATCGAGAGCGAGTTGTTGACCGCGACCCGGTCGTCCGGCGTGAGTTCCTCACGCATCTCTTCCGTGACTTCTGTGAGCGCCTCTTGATTGTTGCCGTGCTGTTTGATGACGACGCCTTCGTCGGTGATCTCCTGGACGGTCGCGACGAACAGCGGCGACTGTTTGAGCTTCTTGTTCTCGTGGCTGAGTCGCTCCAGTTTCTGCTGGTACTTGTTGTTCTCTGCGTTCGCGTCGAGGAGTTTGTCCCGCATCTCCTCGTTCTGGGATTCGAGAATCTCCAGGCGTTCCTCGAGTGTTTGTATCTTCTCTTGTTTGGACGTCTCGTCTTCGTATGGAAGATCGACGTCGTCCACCGTGTCGGTCATCACACCTGCGTAGGGTATTCCTTCTTAAGAGGTTTCGGGTGGGTGCTACCGAAGTCGTGATCTCTCTCAGTTCCTCTCTCCTGCGGAATCGGTGGTCCGCTCTCGTGTTCTTCGTTGTCTGTCTCGACGCGCTCAGCACCGATGCGAACCGGTATGCATTCCTCAATTCACTCTCAATTGGATTACTATGGTGCATATATTGAAACAGGAAATATTATTACGCAGAATCCCCAAGCGGTAGCTGATGAGTGCATCAGAGGCTGTCCAGGCCGACACTGACCCGCATGGAAGCTGGGACGACGTCCGAGAGTTACCACCGAGCGCGAAGCTCGTCGCGAAGGTGCTCGAGTACAACGACACGATGTCCCAGCAGCAACTCGCTGAGGAAACCCTCCTGCCCGCACGGACCGTTCGATACGCGATCAGCCGACTCGAAGAGGCGAACGTGGTCGACTCGCGGTTCTCGTTCACTGACGCCCGAAAACGTCTCTACACGCTGGCTATCGACGCCTGAGTGCGGACTGTTCGCAGTTCGACGCCACGGCGAGTCACTTTCACCCCGGTCGCGCAACGTCTTTAGGGCCACTTCCCGAAGCCCCGGCAATGACACGGGTGATTCACACGGGCGACACCCACATCGGGTATCAACAGTACAATTCGCCCGAGCGCCGGACGGACTTTCTCTCCGCGTTCAGGGCCGTCACCGAGGATGCGAGCGACGACGATGTCGACGCCGTGATTCACGCCGGGGACCTCTTTCACGACCGCCGTCCCGGCCTCGTCGATCTGCAGGGAACCATCGATGTGCTCAGGTCACTCGACCAGTCGGGGATTCCATTTCTCGCTATCGTCGGCAACCACGAGACCAAGCGTGACGCCCAGTGGCTCGACCTCTTCGCCGATCTCGGCCTGGCGACGCGCCTCGGACGGGACCCGGTCGTCGTCGACGACGTCGCGTTCTACGGACTCGATTACGTCCCGGAATCCCGCCGAGACGCCCTCACGTACGATTTTGCTCCCGTTCCGGACGAGGCGTCTTCGACCGCCCTCGTCGCACACGGCCTCTTCGAACCGTTCGCGCACGCGACGTGGGACACCGAAGCCGTCCTCGACGAATCGTCCGTCGACTTCGATGCGGTTTTGCTCGGCGACAATCACGCCCCCGGAACCGAGACGGTCACGGACACCTGGGTGACCTACTGTGGCTCGACCGAACGGGCGAGCGCCGCCGAGCGAGACGCCCGTGGCTACAACCTCGTCTCGTTCGAGGACGACGTCTCAATCCGTCGACGAGCGATCTCCGGCACCCGTGAGTTCGTCTTCGTCGACGTCGAACTGGCCGCCGACGAGGGGGCCGACCGCGTCCGCGAACGCCTCTCCCAGCACGACGTCGACGGCGCCGTCGTCATCGTGACGATCGAGGGCGACGGCGAACCGATCTCGCCGGCACCGATCGAGGAGTACGCCCTGGACCGGGGCGCGCTCGTGGCCAGGGCGAACGATCGTCGTGATTTGCCGGACGAGGCGGACGAACTCCAGGTGTCGTTCGCCGACCCGGACGCCGCCGTCACGGACCGCCTCCGCGACCTCGACCTCTCCCCGGGCGCACTCACGATCGATGCGACCGTCCGCGACGACACCGTCGCCGACTCCACCGTTCGGGAGACCGTCGAACGACGCGTTCGGGACGCCCTGCACGCAGATGGCCTCGACTTCACCGAGCACCCGTCGATCGGTGGCGCCGACGTCGAAGACAGTTCCTCCCCGACGGAGGGCGACGACACCGAAGGCGATTCACCGCAAGAACCGACGCCAGCTGCGACGTCTGAGCACGCTGACTCACCGAACGAGCGTGACCACGACGGAGATAACCCGTCGACGTCGGCCGAGACACCAGCGGCTGCCGAGAGCGATGATGGGGTGGAAACTGCAGATGATTCCGTTGATGGCGAGAGGGCTGACGAGACTGCTGTGAGCAGCGACATCGAACCTGCCGGTGGCATCTCCGAGGATCGTGACGCCGCTCCCGAGAGGGAGCCGGATAGCGACGTCGATACCGACGGGGAACCGGATCGCGTGGCCGCTGCCGAGGAAGAGGTGGATAGCGACGACGGTGGCTCCGGAGACGACAGCCAGGTCTCGATCGGTGATTTCGCATGAGGGTGACCGACGTTCGGCTCGAGAACTTCAAGTGTTACGAGGAGGCCGATCTGGACCTCTCGTCCGGCATCACCGTCGTCCACGGTGTCAACGGCAGCGGCAAGTCGACGTTGCTGGAGGCCATCTTCTTCGCCCTCTACGGGTCGAAGGCCCTCGACGACCGGACGCTGGACGACGTGGTGACGACCGGTGCCGAGACGACTGCGGTCGAACTCGGATTCACACACGAAGGGGAGGCGTATCGAATCGAACGCCGGCTCAAACGCCGGGACGAACGGACGAGCACCACGAAGTGTGTCCTCGACGGGCCCGACGGAACTGTCGACGGTGCTCGTGACGTTCGAGGTTACGTCACGTCGCTCCTCCGGATGGACGCGACGGCGTTCGTCAACTGCGCGTACGTCCGCCAGGGTGAGGTGAACAAGCTCATCCACGCGTCGCCGGCCGAGCGCCAGGACATGATCGACGACCTCCTCCAGCTCGGGGCGCTCGAAGCCTATCGCGAACGGGCGAACGAGGCTCGACTCGGTGTCTCGGACGTTCTGGACGAGGTCCGCGGCGAGGCGGCGACGCTCGACGAGCAGATCGAGGACAAGCGCGATGCGGACCTCCACGACCGCCTCAACGAACTCGAGACGAAGCGAGGCGACGTCGAGGAAGACATCGAGCACTTCGAGGCCCAGCGCGAGCGCGCCGTCGAGACCAGAGACGACGCACGCGAGGTCCTCGAAACGCACGAAGAACGCCGAGCGGAGATCGAGTCACTCGACGAGGAGATCGAATCGCTGCAGGCGAAGATCGAGGCGACCGAATCCGACCGGACGGACGCCTCGGAGCGAATCGCCGATCTCGACTCGACTCGATCGGACCTCGAAACGCGTCGCACATCGATCCTCTCCGACCTGTCGATCGAGGACGTGACGGCGATCGAGGACCGCCTGGACGAACTCGACGAACGGGACGATGACCTCGGCGACGAACTGGCGGACGTTCGCGTCTCCATCTCCGAGACGAGTGGCGCGGTCGACCAGCACGAGGAGAAAGCGGAGGCACTCGCGGACGACGCGACCGAGGCTCGCGAGCAGGCCGCTGAACTGGAGGCGGACATCGAGGCGGCACGGGAGACGATCGAGGAACGTGAGTCGGCACTTGCGGATCTGGACGACGAGATCGAGGACGAACGGGCCGCGTTCGAGGACGTCCCGATCGAGTTCGGCGACGCGGCGACGCACCGTGATGAGCTTCGAGAGTGTGCGGACGAACTCGCCGCGGAGATCGCGGACCTCGTCGCCGAGCGAACGGCTCTCGAAAGCGCAATCGAGGATGCCGAGGCGCTCCTCGAAGCGTGCAAGTGTCCCGAGTGTGGCCAGCCCGTGGAGGGCGCGCCACACGTCTCAGATCTCTCGGATCGACGGGCGAAATTGGAGTCACTGGAGTCGGAACTCGCCGAGTTGCGCGAGGAACAGTCCGATCTCGAGGAACGGATCGAGCGTGCGGAATCGTTACGCGAGTCGGAGCAGGCGGTCGAACGCCTTCGGGACAACCGCGAGACGACCGAACAGCTGCTGTCCGAGAAACGCGAGTCGGTCGCGGAGAAAGTTGATCAGTGTGAGCAACTTCGGGCGGACGCCGAGGAGGCCGAACGCGAGGCCGAACGCCATCGTGAGCAGGCGACCGAACGAGCGGCCGACGTCGAGGAACACCGGAGTCGACTCGGCGAGATCAATGCGAAGCGAGCCGACCTCCGCTCCGAGCGCGAGTCGCTCGAGACGGCACAGGAACTATCGGCGCAGATCGAGGACTGCGAGGAGACGATCGAGCGACTTCGGGAACGGCGCGCCGACTGGGAGACGATGAACGACGAGCGTCGCGAGCAGCTGTCGACCGCACGCGATCGTCGCGCGGAACTCGAGGCCGCCCTCGACGAGGAGCGACTGGAGACGGCGACCGAGGACCTAGAACGGGCCGAGGAGTACATCGAGCAGGTCGACGAGAAACTCGAGACGCTACGCGAGCGCCGCTCCGAGCTGCAGAGTGCGATCGGGGCGGTCGAGAACGAACTCGAGGAACTCGAATCACTCGTCGATCGCCGGGAAGCGGTCGAGCAGCGGCTCGAATCGCTGGCGGAAGTGTACGACGAGGCCGAAACCCTCCAGGAGACCTACGCGACGCTGCGGAGCGAGCTGCGCCAGCGCAACGTCGAGACGCTCGACCGGCTCCTGAACGAGACGTTCGATCTCGTCTACCAGAACGATACGTACGCGGGAATCGATCTCGACGGCTCCTACCAGTTGACCGTCTACCAGAAAGACGGCGCTGCGCTCGATCCCGAGCAACTCTCCGGTGGCGAACGAGCCCTCTTCAACCTCAGTCTGCGATGTGCGATCTACCGGCTCCTCGCGGAAGGTGTCGAGGGAGCTGGCCCGTTGCCGCCACTCATCCTCGACGAACCGACCGTCTTCCTGGACGCCGGGCACGTCGGCCAACTCATCACGCTCGTCGAGACGATGCGCGATCTCGGTGTCGAACAGATTCTCCTCGTCAGCCACGACGAAGAACTCGTCGGCGCGGCCGACGAACTCGTCCACGTGGAGACGGACCCGACGACGAACCGGTCGTCACTGTCGAAGCGCGCTCACCTCGATCAACTACCGATGGGCGCAGATTGACCCTCGACGGTGAGTGGGTCGCGATCGGCGAGGGCGAGCGTACTGTTAGGGTAATTTCGTTCAGGTCGTGGAGGAAGCCGTCTGGGACTCACTTCCCGACGGCCGTCAGTAATCGGTGTCTGGACTATCGACCCTCGCTCTTAGAGTATTGGCCGTCGGACCTGGACTATCGGCCGTCGGTATCGGGATCGACTGCCGTTCGAAGCGTCGAGAGGGCGTCCGCCGTTTCGGTTGGGACGTCGTAGGCAGGTTCGCCAGCGACGTCGGTGTCGGTGATGACGTCGGCTGCCGTGAGCGACGCCAGCACGCCGGCGAGGTCGCTCTCGCAGTACGTCGTCTCGTCGACGAGGGTCCGGACGGAGAGTGGGCCGCGATCGGCGAGGGTGACGACCAGTCCGAGGGACCGATCGTCGTGCACTGCCCGGACGAGTCGCCGGAGTGGCGCTGGAACTGCGCGGGCGGCCGTCTCGAGCGCACTCGTCTCGTCGGCTGCCTCCAGCCGATCGTTTCTGACGTAACACTCGTTGCCAGTGACGGGATCACGAACGAGACTCGCCTCGTCGGAGCGTTTTACGAGGAGATAGTGGGTGCCGTCGTCGGATCGAACGGGTTTCATGGTCGTTCTGTGTCCGTGGTCGTCGGTGTCTCGTCGTCTGCCCGTTCGTCGGCCGGTCCGTCACCGCTTGCCGATGTCCTGTCAGGGTCAACTGCTCCCGACTCGTCGCTTGCCCGTGTTTCGGACGAATGCTGTTTTACTGTATTGTCTCCGTCTGTGTCATCGTTCTGGTCCGGTGCGTTCGCCATGAACCGACGGTAGCGATAGTAGGCGAGTCCGAAGAGCGCTACCCCGCCGACGACGAGTGTGATACCCTCCTGTACCCAGCCCAGGAAGAACCACAGCATCGGGCCGAGCGAGACGAACAGGAGCGCGGCGTTGACGACGAGGACGATGGTCCAGAACGCCCGAGAGATTTCGGGATCGACTTCGGAGGGGTCGGTCGAAACCTGTGGGATGGTGATCCCGTCGGCGTCTGGGTCGTAGAGGTCCGCCTCCGGGTCCCACTCCTCGGGTTCGGCCGAACTCGGCTCGAAGTTGAAGTCGTCCAGACCCACGGGTGTTAGTCGACGCGACGCGCGAAAAAGGGTATCGGTGCGGTGCCCGACCCACCGCACAATCTGGTGGCCAAGTGACCGAAGACGGACGCAGGTTTTCCTAGACGAGCTCGTCGAGGTACAGTGTCCGGTCCGTCTCTACCCAGGCGAGAGGATTCTCCGCGTCGTAGAAGACGATCCCGTCTTCGGTCTCGTAGGACTCGATGCTGGGCGCGGTCGATCGCAGTTCGAGCGACGTCTCGTCGTCCGTCGTGTCGTCGTTCGCACGGGTGGACACAGTTGATTCCTCGTTCTATGCTATGTGTTATCACGTTAAAGCTCTTGTTGCCGGTCACTGTGCGTGTCGACGGGGCACGTTCTTCGAGTAACTGGGTTTATACCGCAGGCACGCAAAGCGCCGGCAATGAGTGACGAGGCCCAGCAGGTCCTCGGTGCGTTCTCCGAGACCGAGGAGACGCGGCCGGATGCGGAAGCAGCTCACGTCGCTGGCACGAGCGGATCGGGCGAGACGACGATCGTCGATCCCCGGCGGGAGACGCTTCCAGAACCGCAGGGCGAACTCGACATCGCCGTCATGCAGGTCGATTACACGATCGTCGGCGCCGGTGACGACGAACAGCCGATCGTTCACGTGTTCGGCCGGACCGCCGAATCGACGCTCGAACACGTTCAGATCGTCGGCTTCCGGCCGTACTTCTACGCACCGGTCGACAGCGTCGACGAGGAACGCCTCGCCAGCTACGGCCGTCTCACCGGCTGGGAAGAATTCGACGAGGACGGCGACCCTTACGAGAGTATCCGCGGCGAACGACTGGTGAAGATCTTCGGTCAGACGCCACGGGACGTCGGGCAGATTCGTGACGAGTTCGACCACTACGAGGCCGACATTCTCTTCCCGAATCGGTTCCTGATCGACAAGGACGTTCGCAGCGGCATTCGCGTCCCCGAACGGCGAACCGACGACGGGACCCTCGTCGTGCCCCACGACGAGGTCGAACCGGTCGACGCCGATGCGACCCCCCGCGTTCAGACGTTCGACATCGAGGTCGACGACAGGTCTGGCTTCCCGGAGGACGGCGAAGAGCCGATCATCTGTCTGGCGAGCCACGACTCCTACCGCGACGAGTACGTCCTCTGGATCTGGGAGGCCGACGAGGGCGATGGCACCCCGCCGTCGACCCTGGCGGAGTACGACCCCATCGAGGGTGAGATCGACCACGACGTCCGCTCGTTCGACTCCGAGGAGGCGATGCTCGAGGCGTTCCTCGCGTACATCGACGAGACCGACCCCGACGTCCTGACGGGCTGGAACTTCGACGACTTCGACGCACCGTACCTCCTGGATCGCCTCGAAGATCGAAACGGCCCACAGCACGACTTTGACCTCGATCCCGATCGGCTCTCCCGACTGGGTGAGGTCTGGCGGAGTAACTGGGGTGGTCCAGACGTCAAGGGCCGCGTCGTCTTCGACCTGCTCTATGGCTACCAGCGCCGCATCTTCACGGAACTCGACTCCTACCGACTGGACGCCGTCGGTGAGAGCGAACTCGGCGTCGGGAAGGAGCGATATCCGGGGAAGATCGGCGACCTCTGGGAGGACGATCCGACGCGGCTGCTCGAGTACAACCTCCGCGACGTGGAGATCTGTGTCGAACTGGATCGCCAGCAGGAACTCATCGCGTTCTGGCGCGAGATGGCCACGTTCGTCGGGTGTAAACTCGAAGACGCGCCGACGCCCGGCGACGCCGTCGACATGTACGTCCTGCACAAGGCCAACGACCGCTGGGCCCTGCCGTCGAAGGGCCAGCAGGAAGCGGGCGACGAGTACGAGGGTGGCGCCGTCTTCGACCCCATCACGGGCGTGCGCGAGAACGTGACGGTCCTCGACCTGAAGAGCCTGTACCCGATGTGCATGGTGACGATCAACGCCTCCCCCGAGACGCGGGTCGATCCCGACGAGTACGACGGGGACACGTACGTCGCCCCCTCGGGCACACACTTCAGAACCGAGCCGGACGGCGTCATGCGCGAGATGATCACCGAACTGCTCGCCGAGCGTGAGGAGAAGAAATCGCTGCGGAACGATCACGACCCCGGGACGCGGGCGTACGAACAGTACGACCGCCAACAGGGGGCGGTGAAGGTCATCATGAACTCGCTGTACGGCGTCTCCGGGTGGGAACAGTTCCGCCTCTACGACAAGGACGCCGCCTCGGCGATCACGGCGACCGGCCGGGAGGTCATCGAGTTCACCGAGACGGCCGCGA containing:
- a CDS encoding 50S ribosomal protein L37ae gives rise to the protein MAENTKGTVGSAGRFGARYGRVARRRIADIESDMEHATVDGDDVKRVGTGIWKNEETGETFTGGAYRPETPAGKTVTRSIRAALATDGDDEE
- a CDS encoding DNA-directed RNA polymerase subunit P; this encodes MAYKCSRCKRDVTLDEYGGVRCPYCGHRVLLKERSRDVKEVSVE
- a CDS encoding KEOPS complex subunit Pcc1, with amino-acid sequence MTERVHETTLSFSYSSASRARLVARSVEQEVGAIDDERSATRLTRDGPTVELTIDAADLTALRAAANTWLTLVDVAEQTQSIAAAD
- a CDS encoding prefoldin subunit beta, with the translated sequence MQGNLPPEAQEKIEELQGLQETAQTVAVQKQEAESGLQEAETALDELDEIDEDTTMYRQIGDLFVETEFDEAESELEEKVSNLEIRLETLEKQEDRVQQQFESLQEELEGLLGGGMGGPAGPGGPGAGGA
- a CDS encoding DUF3194 domain-containing protein is translated as MPTADPDAAGEPTDETVVETAADAAEGIIFDRYKQSSVSDMDVTVTFEEGVLEVDVYLNAPDDEADPDVVADEAARTAQSAVDDLFADAS
- a CDS encoding GMP synthase subunit A, with the protein product MTKIVVVDNHGQFTHLEQRALRDLGVESELIDNDTPPGEIDADGVVLSGGPDMDRIGQSPAYLDGDVPVLGICLGMQLMATELGGTVGSGEYGGYADVTVDIVDDEDPLVGSLAPETRVWASHADEVTGLPDGFVRTATSDVCAIEAMSDPDRELFGVQWHPEVAHTEAGDVVFENFVDVCESQ
- the pan1 gene encoding proteasome-activating nucleotidase Pan1 → MTDTVDDVDLPYEDETSKQEKIQTLEERLEILESQNEEMRDKLLDANAENNKYQQKLERLSHENKKLKQSPLFVATVQEITDEGVVIKQHGNNQEALTEVTEEMREELTPDDRVAVNNSLSIVKSLSSETDVRARVMEVTESPEVGYEDIGGLEDQLQEVRETVEMPLDRPEMFDDVGIQPPSGVLLYGPPGTGKTMLAKAVANKTDATFIKMAGSELVHKFIGEGAKLVRDLFEVAREHEPAVLFIDEIDAIAAKRTESKTSGDAEVQRTMMQLLSEMDGFEDRGDIRIIAATNRFDMLDRAILRPGRFDRLIEVPKPDAEGRELIFEIHTRDMNVADDVDFAELATLAEEASGADVKAICTEAGMFAIRDDRTEIRMEDFRSAWEKVNAESDGVADVSKTFA
- a CDS encoding MarR family transcriptional regulator, whose translation is MSASEAVQADTDPHGSWDDVRELPPSAKLVAKVLEYNDTMSQQQLAEETLLPARTVRYAISRLEEANVVDSRFSFTDARKRLYTLAIDA
- the mre11 gene encoding DNA double-strand break repair protein Mre11; amino-acid sequence: MTRVIHTGDTHIGYQQYNSPERRTDFLSAFRAVTEDASDDDVDAVIHAGDLFHDRRPGLVDLQGTIDVLRSLDQSGIPFLAIVGNHETKRDAQWLDLFADLGLATRLGRDPVVVDDVAFYGLDYVPESRRDALTYDFAPVPDEASSTALVAHGLFEPFAHATWDTEAVLDESSVDFDAVLLGDNHAPGTETVTDTWVTYCGSTERASAAERDARGYNLVSFEDDVSIRRRAISGTREFVFVDVELAADEGADRVRERLSQHDVDGAVVIVTIEGDGEPISPAPIEEYALDRGALVARANDRRDLPDEADELQVSFADPDAAVTDRLRDLDLSPGALTIDATVRDDTVADSTVRETVERRVRDALHADGLDFTEHPSIGGADVEDSSSPTEGDDTEGDSPQEPTPAATSEHADSPNERDHDGDNPSTSAETPAAAESDDGVETADDSVDGERADETAVSSDIEPAGGISEDRDAAPEREPDSDVDTDGEPDRVAAAEEEVDSDDGGSGDDSQVSIGDFA
- the rad50 gene encoding DNA double-strand break repair ATPase Rad50 → MRVTDVRLENFKCYEEADLDLSSGITVVHGVNGSGKSTLLEAIFFALYGSKALDDRTLDDVVTTGAETTAVELGFTHEGEAYRIERRLKRRDERTSTTKCVLDGPDGTVDGARDVRGYVTSLLRMDATAFVNCAYVRQGEVNKLIHASPAERQDMIDDLLQLGALEAYRERANEARLGVSDVLDEVRGEAATLDEQIEDKRDADLHDRLNELETKRGDVEEDIEHFEAQRERAVETRDDAREVLETHEERRAEIESLDEEIESLQAKIEATESDRTDASERIADLDSTRSDLETRRTSILSDLSIEDVTAIEDRLDELDERDDDLGDELADVRVSISETSGAVDQHEEKAEALADDATEAREQAAELEADIEAARETIEERESALADLDDEIEDERAAFEDVPIEFGDAATHRDELRECADELAAEIADLVAERTALESAIEDAEALLEACKCPECGQPVEGAPHVSDLSDRRAKLESLESELAELREEQSDLEERIERAESLRESEQAVERLRDNRETTEQLLSEKRESVAEKVDQCEQLRADAEEAEREAERHREQATERAADVEEHRSRLGEINAKRADLRSERESLETAQELSAQIEDCEETIERLRERRADWETMNDERREQLSTARDRRAELEAALDEERLETATEDLERAEEYIEQVDEKLETLRERRSELQSAIGAVENELEELESLVDRREAVEQRLESLAEVYDEAETLQETYATLRSELRQRNVETLDRLLNETFDLVYQNDTYAGIDLDGSYQLTVYQKDGAALDPEQLSGGERALFNLSLRCAIYRLLAEGVEGAGPLPPLILDEPTVFLDAGHVGQLITLVETMRDLGVEQILLVSHDEELVGAADELVHVETDPTTNRSSLSKRAHLDQLPMGAD
- a CDS encoding DUF7346 family protein, yielding MKPVRSDDGTHYLLVKRSDEASLVRDPVTGNECYVRNDRLEAADETSALETAARAVPAPLRRLVRAVHDDRSLGLVVTLADRGPLSVRTLVDETTYCESDLAGVLASLTAADVITDTDVAGEPAYDVPTETADALSTLRTAVDPDTDGR
- a CDS encoding DUF7322 domain-containing protein gives rise to the protein MGLDDFNFEPSSAEPEEWDPEADLYDPDADGITIPQVSTDPSEVDPEISRAFWTIVLVVNAALLFVSLGPMLWFFLGWVQEGITLVVGGVALFGLAYYRYRRFMANAPDQNDDTDGDNTVKQHSSETRASDESGAVDPDRTSASGDGPADERADDETPTTTDTERP